A part of Rattus rattus isolate New Zealand chromosome 6, Rrattus_CSIRO_v1, whole genome shotgun sequence genomic DNA contains:
- the Lbx2 gene encoding transcription factor LBX2 has protein sequence MNSGRQRRTPFSIADILGPSMVPGAPSEPRLPEAGPDPASPLCALEELASKTFQGHSPRAPQPSEGRAVPEAPPGPGTGVRRRRKSRTAFTAQQVLELERRFVFQKYLAPSERDGLAARLGLANAQVVTWFQNRRAKLKRDVEEMRADVASLCGLSPGVLCPPALPDSASSPDLQPTPSGPDSEPGLSDEEIQVDD, from the exons ACGTCAGCGCCGGACACCCTTTAGCATCGCAGACATCCTCGGCCCGAGCATGGTCCCCGGAGCACCTTCTGAGCCACGGCTTCCTGAGGCCGGCCCTGATCCCGCATCGCCACTGTGTGCGCTGGAGGAGCTTGCTAGTAAAACTTTCCAGGGCCATTCTCCGCGCGCTCCACAGCCTTCTGAAG GCAGAGCCGTCCCGGAGGCGCCGCCGGGTCCTGGCACTGGTGTCCGGAGACGCCGCAAGTCGCGCACCGCCTTCACTGCACAGCAGGTGCTGGAGCTGGAGCGGCGATTCGTCTTCCAGAAGTACTTGGCACCGTCAGAGCGCGACGGACTGGCTGCACGACTGGGTCTGGCTAATGCGCAAGTGGTCACTTGGTTCCAGAACCGTCGCGCCAAGCTCAAGCGGGATGTGGAGGAGATGCGCGCGGACGTGGCCTCCCTATGCGGGTTGTCTCCGGGAGTCCTGTGCCCCCCAGCACTGCCAGACAGCGCTTCAAGCCCTGACCTCCAGCCAACCCCTTCAGGGCCCGATTCGGAGCCCGGCTTATCAGATGAAGAGATACAGGTGGACGATTGA